One window of Molothrus aeneus isolate 106 unplaced genomic scaffold, BPBGC_Maene_1.0 scaffold_166, whole genome shotgun sequence genomic DNA carries:
- the CD37 gene encoding leukocyte antigen CD37 — MSPKSCLGCTKCFLFLLNLFFFFLGVLLLAFSFWVLFDRQSFAAVLGSPLLSLRHCSYGFSGVGMATMLLGFLGCLGALKEVKAMLGMYFGLLLLLLAAQITMAIIVYTQRATLAAKVATYAEELIQGYPAQGPPGDPHESWDAVQQQLGCCGWKGPQDWEQYDEATRDGDRDRAIACSCLRAPNGTHGSPWVLPHGRCPMAAPQDTFPTGCKERVQSWLSGNLVTIVGACVGIGLGELSLLMLSMFLLRNLDSRYEKLLRGL, encoded by the exons ATGAGCCCCAAAAGCTGCCTGGGCTGCACCAAgtgcttcctcttcctcctcaacCTCTTCTTCTTC TTCCTGGGCGTCCTCCTCCTCGCCTTCAGCTTCTGGGTCCTGTTCGACCGGCAGAGCTTCGCCGCCGTGCTGG ggtcGCCGCTGCTCAGCCTGAGGCACTGCTCCTATGGCTTCTCGGGGGTCGGCATGGCCACCATGCTCCTGGGcttcctgggctgcctgggggcCCTCAAGGAGGTCAAGGCCATGCTGGGGATG TATTtcgggctgctgctgctgctcctcgcTGCCCAGATCACCATGGCCATCATCGTCTACACGCAGCGCGCCACT ctggctGCCAAGGTGGCCACCTACGCCGAGGAGCTGATCCAGGGGTACCCAGCCCAGGGACCACCTGGGGACCCTCATGAGAGCTGGGACGCTGTCCAGCAGCAG cttggctgctgtgggtggaagggacctcaggaCTGGGAGCAGTACGATGAGGccaccagggatggggacagggacagagccatcgcctgctcctgcctcagggcACCCAACGGCACCCACGGGAGCCCGTGGGTGCTCCCCCACGGCCGCTGCCCCATGGCCGCCCCCCAGGACACCTTCCCCACG GGCTGCAAGGAGAGAGTCCAGAGCTGGCTGTCCGGAAACCTGGTCACCATCGTGGGGGCTTGCGTCGGCATTGGCCTGGGGGAG ctctccctgctgatgCTGTCGATGTTCCTGCTCCGGAACTTGGACTCCCGCTACGAGAAGCTGCTGCGAGGGCTCTGA
- the BAX gene encoding apoptosis regulator BAX, translating to MQTGAILLRAFVRDRVQRCGDPQAVALSEAELGQPQPSSPDTKRLSECLRRIGDELDSNMELQRMIEQVGCDAPKKLFFRVAREMFADGTFNWGRVVALFYFACKLVLKALCTKVPELVQTILRWTMEYLQEHVLAWIQAQGGWEGLLSHFGTPTWQTITIFAAGVLTASLTIWKMS from the exons ATGCAGACTGGGGCGATCCTGCTGCGGGC GTTCGTGCGGGACCGCGTGCAGCGCTGCGGGGACCCCCAGGCCGTGGCGCTGAGCGAGGCCgagctgggccagccccagcccagcagccccgACACCAAACGCCTCAGCGAGTGCCTGCGCCGCATCGGCGACGAGCTGGACAGCAACATGGAGCTACAGAG GATGATCGAGCAGGTGGGCTGTGACGCCCCCAAGAAGCTTTTCTTCCGCGTGGCCAGGGAGATGTTTGCCGATGGCACCTTCAACTGGGGCCGCGTGGTCGCCCTCTTCTACTTTGCCTGCAAGCTGGTGCTCAAG GCTCTGTGCACCAAGGTCCCGGAGCTGGTCCAGACCATCCTGCGCTGGACCATGGAGTATCTGCAGGAGCACGTGCTGGCCTGGATCCAGGCCCAGGGTGGATGG gAAGGGCTCCTGTCCCACTTCGGGACCCCCACCTGGCAGACCATCACCATCTTCGCCGCCGGTGTGCTCACGGCCTCGCTGACCATCTGGAAGATGTCCTAG
- the FLT3LG gene encoding fms-related tyrosine kinase 3 ligand isoform X1 — MDVSPPCSALVPPLLLLLALPALGSCCSFGFNPISSTFSAHLNNLIPWLLLDYPVAMPSNLELDSACSDLWGLHFGALALQRMLGVAGKDLAPLLRTLLAQLHFVAECHIQDPQGCVQLERVNVSQLLETLAQHLGGLQGRPLHFPGCAHLRCRPDPALSSPAERHERHEGTLGARQGPPSPAGHGLLLLGGLGGALGLVAAAWALWRKPCAQVGILGGTGEGGEGVGGAVCVGDTGDVGCPAGSTGGCLGVTGSAGRHWEVIPLSTPQPSQGPPRLEQDGT; from the exons ATGGACGTGTCCCccccttgctctgctctg GTGCCGccgctcctgctgctcctggccctgcccgccctcggcagctgctgctccttcgGCTTTAACCCCATCAGCAGCACCTTCAGCGCCCACCTGAACAACCTG atcccctggctgctcctcgACTACCCCGTGGCGATGCCCAGCAACCTGGAGCTG GACAGCGCCTGCTCTGATCTCTGGGGGCTTCACTTCGGGGCGCTGGCTCTGCAGCGGATGCTGGGGGTGGCTGGCAAGGATTTGGCTCCCCTGCTCAGGACCCTCCTCGCCCAGCTCCACTTCGTCGCCGAGTGTCACATCCAG gacccccagggctgtgtccagctggaGAGGGTGAACGTGTCGCAGCTACTGGAGACCCTGGCGCAGCACCTGGGGGGGCTGCAAGGGAGACCCCTCCacttccctggctgtgcccactTGCGCTGCCGCCCAG ACCCGGCGCTGAGCAGCCCCGCCGAGCGGCATGAGCGGCACGAGGGGACCCTGGGGGCCAGGCagggcccccccagccccgctggacacgggctgctgctgctggggggacTTGGGGGGGCCCTGGGCCTGGTGGCGGCGGCCTGGGCACTGTGGAGGAaaccctgtgcccaggtggggatACTGGGGGGCACTGGAGAGGGTGGCGAGGGTGTGGGGGGCGCTGTGTGTgttggggacacgggggatgttggctgtcctgctgggagcactgggggctgtcttggggtcactgggagcgctgggaggcactgggaggtcATTCCCCTCAGCACCCCCCAGCCCTCACAGGGACCCCCGAGACTGGAGCAGGACGGGACCTGA
- the LOC136569617 gene encoding ferritin heavy chain A-like, with translation MESQVRQNYHRDCEAAVNRMANMELYASYVYLSMGFYFDRDDVALSRLSRFFLEQSREEREHAEGLLRFQTNRGGRVLLQDIKKPERDTWGSALEAVEAALQLEKSVNQALLELHALAAEKGDPHLCDFLESHYLDEQVKAIKALGDHATNLRRLNNGGGASSGLGEYLFDRLSLEERS, from the exons ATGGAGTCCCAGGTCCGCCAGAATTACCACCGCGACTGCGAGGCCGCCGTCAACCGCATGGCCAACATGGAGCTCTACGCCTCCTACGTCTACCTGTCCATG GGCTTCTACTTCGATAGGGACGACGTGGCTTTGTCGCGACTGTCGCGGTTCTTCCTGGAGCAGTCGCGGGAGGAGCGGGAGCACGCCGAGGGGCTGCTGCGCTTCCAGACCAACCGCGGCGGCCGCGTCCTGCTGCAGGACATCAAG AAGCCGGAGCGGGACACCTGGGGCTCGGCGCTGGAGGCGGTGGAGGCGGcgctgcagctggagaagtcGGTGAACCAggcgctgctggagctgcacgCCCTGGCTGCCGAGAAGGGAGACCCCCAC CTCTGTGACTTCCTGGAGTCGCACTACCTGGACGAGCAGGTGAAGGCCATCAAGGCTCTGGGTGACCACGCCACCAACCTGCGCCGCCTCAACAACGGCGGGGGGGCCTCGAGCGGCCTGGGCGAGTACCTGTTCGACCGCCTGAGCCTGGAGGAGCGCAGCTGA
- the FLT3LG gene encoding fms-related tyrosine kinase 3 ligand isoform X2 has protein sequence MPSNLELDSACSDLWGLHFGALALQRMLGVAGKDLAPLLRTLLAQLHFVAECHIQDPQGCVQLERVNVSQLLETLAQHLGGLQGRPLHFPGCAHLRCRPDPALSSPAERHERHEGTLGARQGPPSPAGHGLLLLGGLGGALGLVAAAWALWRKPCAQVGILGGTGEGGEGVGGAVCVGDTGDVGCPAGSTGGCLGVTGSAGRHWEVIPLSTPQPSQGPPRLEQDGT, from the exons ATGCCCAGCAACCTGGAGCTG GACAGCGCCTGCTCTGATCTCTGGGGGCTTCACTTCGGGGCGCTGGCTCTGCAGCGGATGCTGGGGGTGGCTGGCAAGGATTTGGCTCCCCTGCTCAGGACCCTCCTCGCCCAGCTCCACTTCGTCGCCGAGTGTCACATCCAG gacccccagggctgtgtccagctggaGAGGGTGAACGTGTCGCAGCTACTGGAGACCCTGGCGCAGCACCTGGGGGGGCTGCAAGGGAGACCCCTCCacttccctggctgtgcccactTGCGCTGCCGCCCAG ACCCGGCGCTGAGCAGCCCCGCCGAGCGGCATGAGCGGCACGAGGGGACCCTGGGGGCCAGGCagggcccccccagccccgctggacacgggctgctgctgctggggggacTTGGGGGGGCCCTGGGCCTGGTGGCGGCGGCCTGGGCACTGTGGAGGAaaccctgtgcccaggtggggatACTGGGGGGCACTGGAGAGGGTGGCGAGGGTGTGGGGGGCGCTGTGTGTgttggggacacgggggatgttggctgtcctgctgggagcactgggggctgtcttggggtcactgggagcgctgggaggcactgggaggtcATTCCCCTCAGCACCCCCCAGCCCTCACAGGGACCCCCGAGACTGGAGCAGGACGGGACCTGA
- the KASH5 gene encoding protein KASH5, whose amino-acid sequence MAAELPCAPGAAIPLPGAGTMRERGGGRGADPSITRVPPSAPAESGCSDEFALDCTFSACDPERTGLVQPQRVVEYVAAMTGHSGHDGRLRALQRALDPAAAGTALDWSRFRSAMGAWIAACRQDGAEEQDMATGDTGAVPAEDEGHASPAAAQLQGDNTDATSPSAEAAGLRSRTRQLAAQNAKLQRDAELAEELNTRLAEEIAQLQAQLRSSRQALEQARAAVEELDDMKAVVKRLEEENTELRRQARHTEKEQRSLCSRAEGLQEENQRLLAEGQGLREQLQAQAARVASLEAQLCRGTALLSARDAALAQAGQRAQELTAALEEYERMVQELRLETTRLRQQLGQMRDAWAMRPWCPRGQLELQATATATASPGTGDKEEDKEEDAGTGGGGLEGSPEKVAKAVAPQAPLSPWTPLLSPWALALLALLALLYLLPRQLPQPQLRHRSPPPL is encoded by the exons ATGGCTGCAGAGCTTCCCTGCGCCCCGGGCGCCGCCATCCCCCTGCCAGGTGCGGGCACCATGAGGGAGAGGGGTGGGGGGCGAGGCGCCGACCCCTCCATAACGCGTGTccccccctcagcccctgccgAGAGCGGCTGCTCGGACGAGTTCGCCCTGGACTGCACCTTCTCTGCCTGCGACCCCGAGCGTACAG GGCTGGTGCAGCCGCAGCGCGTGGTGGAGTACGTGGCGGCCATGACCGGGCACAGTGGGCACGACGGGCGGCTGCGGGCGCTGCAGAGGGCACTGGACCCCGCAGCCGCGGGCACGGCGCTGGACTGGAGCCGGTTCCGCAGCGCCATGGGCGCCTGGATCGCAGCGTGCCGGCAGGATGG GGCCGAGGAGCAGGACATGGCcactggtgacactggagcagtgccagcag AGGACGAAGGACACgcatccccagcagctgcccagctccagggtgACAACACGGATGCCACCAGCCC CAGCGCCGAGGCCGCGGGGCTGCGGAGCCGTACCCGGCAGCTGGCGGCCCAGAACGCCAAACTGCAGCGGGACGCCGAGCTGGCTGAGGAGCTCAACACCCGCCTGGCCGAGGAGATTGCACAGCTCCAGGCGCAGCTGCGAAG CAGCCggcaggcactggagcaggccAGGGCAGCCGTGGAGGAGCTGGACGACATGAAGGCCGTGGTGAAgcggctggaggaggagaacaCCGAGCTGCGGCGGCAGGCACGGCACACG gagaaggagcagcGCAGCCTGTGCTCGCGGGCCGAGGGCCTGCAGGAGGAG AACCAGCGGCTCCTTGCCGAGGGCCAGGGACTgcgggagcagctccaggcgcAGGCGGCTCGGGTGGCCAGCCTGGAG gcccagctctgccgtggcactgccctgctctctgcccGGGACGCAGCCCTTGCCCAG gcagggcagagggcgcaggagctgacagcagcactggaggaGTACGAGCGGATGGTGCAG GAACTGCGCCTGGAGACGACGCGGCTGcggcagcagctgggccagaTGCGGGACGCCTGGGCCAT gCGCCCGTGGTGCCCACGCGgccagctggagctccaggccACGGCCACGGCCACGGCGAGCCCG ggcacgggggacaaggaggaggacaaggaggaggacgcagggacaggaggaggaggcctGGAGGGCAGCCCTGAGAAGGTGGCCAAGGCGGTGGCCCCCCAGGCACCGCTGTCACCGTGGACGCCGCTGCTGTCACCGTGGGCTCTGgcgctgctggccctgctggccctgctgtaCCTCTTGCCCcgccagctgccccagccccagctgcgcCACCGGAGCCCCCCGCCCCTGTGA